The Theropithecus gelada isolate Dixy chromosome X, Tgel_1.0, whole genome shotgun sequence genome includes a window with the following:
- the ALAS2 gene encoding LOW QUALITY PROTEIN: 5-aminolevulinate synthase, erythroid-specific, mitochondrial (The sequence of the model RefSeq protein was modified relative to this genomic sequence to represent the inferred CDS: deleted 1 base in 1 codon): MRGGEVALGWNKKKRLFCEDFGLKMVTAAMLLQCCPVLARGPTSLLGKVVKTHQFLFGIGHCPILATQGPNCSQIHLKATKAGGDSPSWAKGHCPFMLSELQDGKSKIVQKAAPEVQEDVKAFKTGNYVFSYDQFFRDKIMEKKQDHTYRVFKTVNRWADAYPFAQHLSEASVASKDVSIWCSNDYLGMSRHPQVLQATRETLQRHGAGAGGTRNISGTSKFHVELEQELAELHQKDSALLFSSCFVANDSTLFTLAKILPGCEIYSDAGNHASMIQGIRNSGAAKFVFRHNDPDHLKKLLEKSNPKIPKIVAFETVHSMDGAICPLEELCDVSHQYGALTFVDEVHAVGLYGSRGAGIGERDGIMHKIDIISGTLGKAFGCVGGYIASTRDLVDMVRSYAAGFIFTTSLPPMVLSGALESVRLLKGEEGQALRRAHQRNVKHMRQLLMDRGLPVIPCPSHIIPIRVGNAALNSKLCDLLLSKHGIYVQAINYPTVPRGEELLRLAPSPHHSPQMMEDCVEKLLLAWTEVGMPLQDVSVAACNFCRRPVHFELMSEWERSYFGNMGPQYVTTYA; encoded by the exons ATGAGAGGGGGAGAGGTTGCTCTGGGATGGAACAAG AAAAAGAGGTTGTTTTGTGAG GACTTCGGGCTCAAGATGGTGACTGCAGCCATGCTGCTACAGTGCTGCCCAGTGCTTGCCCGGGGCCCCACAAGCCTCCTGGGCAAGGTGGTTAAGACTCACCAATTCCTGTTTGGTATTGGACACTGTCCCATCCTGGCTACCCAAGGACCAAACTGTTCTCAAATCCACCTTAAGGCAACAAAGGCTGGAGGAG ATTCTCCATCTTGGGCCAAGGGCCACTGTCCCTTCATGCTGTCGGAACTCCAGGATGGGAAGAGCAAGATTGTGCAGAAGGCAGCCCCAGAAGTGCAGGAGGATGTGAAGGCTTTCAAAACAG GAAACTATGTCTTCAGTTATGACCAGTTTTTCAGGGACAAGATCATGGAGAAGAAACAGGATCACACCTACCGTGTGTTCAAGACTGTGAACCGCTGGGCTGATGCATATCCCTTTGCCCAACATCTCTCTGAGGCATCTGTGGCCTCAAAGGATGTGTCCATCTGGTGTAGTAATGATTACCTGGGCATGAGCCGACACCCTCAGGTCTTGCAAGCTACACG GGAGACCCTGCAGCGTCATGGTGCTGGAGCTGGTGGCACCCGCAACATCTCAGGCACCAGTAAGTTTCATGTGGAGCTTGAGCAGGAGCTGGCTGAGCTGCACCAGAAGGACTCAGCCCTGCTCTTCTCCTCCTGCTTTGTGGCCAATGACTCTACTCTCTTCACCTTGGCCAAGATCCTGCCCG GGTGCGAGATTTACTCAGACGCAGGCAACCATGCTTCCATGATCCAAGGTATCCGTAACAGTGGAGCAGCCAAGTTTGTCTTCAGGCACAATGACCCTGACCACCTAAAGAAACTTCTAGAGAAGTCCAACCCTAAGATACCCAAAATTGTGGCCTTTGAGACTGTCCACTCCATGGATg GTGCCATCTGTCCCCTCGAGGAGTTGTGTGATGTGTCCCACCAGTATGGGGCCCTGACCTTCGTGGATGAGGTCCATGCTGTAGGACTGTATGGGTCCCGGGGCGCTGGGATTGGGGAGCGTGATGGAATTATGCATAAGATTGACATCATCTCTGGAACTCTTG GCAAGGCCTTTGGCTGTGTGGGTGGCTACATCGCCAGCACCCGTGACTTGGTGGACATGGTGCGCTCCTATGCTGCAGGCTTCATCTTTACCACTTCTCTGCCCCCCATGGTGCTCTCTGGAGCTCTAGAATCTGTGCGGCTGCTCAAGGGAGAGGAGGGCCAAGCCCTGAGGCGAGCCCACCAGCGCAACGTCAAGCACATGCGCCAGCTACTCATGGACAGGGGCCTTCCTGTCATCCCCTGCCCCAGCCACATCATCCCCATCCGG GTGGGCAATGCAGCACTCAACAGCAAGCTCTGTGATCTCCTGCTCTCCAAGCATGGCATCTATGTGCAGGCCATCAACTACCCAACTGTCCCCCGGGGTGAAGAGCTCCTGCGCCTGgcaccctccccccaccacagCCCTCAGATGATGGAAGATTGTGTGG AGAAGCTGCTGCTGGCTTGGACTGAGGTGGGGATGCCCCTCCAGGATGTGTCTGTGGCTGCCTGCAATTTCTGTCGCCGTCCTGTACACTTCGAGCTCATGAGTGAGTGGGAACGTTCCTACTTCGGGAATATGGGGCCCCAGTATGTCACCACCTATGCCTGA
- the APEX2 gene encoding DNA-(apurinic or apyrimidinic site) lyase 2 isoform X2 — protein MRFYRLLQIRAEALLAAGSHVIILGDLNTAHRPIDHWDAVNLECFEEDPGRKWMDSLLSNLGCQSASHVGPFIDSYRCFQPKQEGAFTCWSAVTGARHLNYGSRLDYVLGDRTLVIDTFQASFLLPEVMGSDHCPVGAVLSVSSVPAKQCPPLCTRFLPEFAGTQLKILRFLVPLEQSPLLEQSALQHNNQTRVQTCQNKAQVHSTRPRPSQAGSGRGQKNLKSYFQPSPNCPQASPDIELPSPPLMSALMTPKTPEEEAVAKVVKGRAKASEAKDEKEVRTSFWKSVLAGPLRTPLCGGHREPCVMRTVKKPGPNLGRRFYMCARPRGPPTDPSSRCNFFLWSRPS, from the exons ATGCGCTTCTATCGTTTGCTGCAAATCCGAGCAGAAGCCCTCCTGGCGGCAGGCAG CCATGTGATCATTCTGGGTGACCTGAATACAGCCCACCGCCCCATTGACCACTGGGACGCAGTCAACCTG GAATGCTTTGAAGAGGACCCAGGGCGCAAGTGGATGGACAGCTTGCTCAGTAACTTGGGGTGCCAGTCTGCCTCTCATGTAGGGCCCTTCATCGATAGCTACCGCTGCTTCCAACCAAAGCAGGAGGGGGCCTTCACCTGCTGGTCAGCAGTGACTGGCGCCCGCCATCTCAACTATGGCTCCCGGCTTGACTATGTGCTAGGGGACAGGACCCTGGTCATAGACACCTTTCAGGCCTCTTTCCTGCTGCCTGAGGTGATGGGCTCTGACCACTGCCCTGTGGGTGCAGTCTTGAGCGTGTCCTCTGTACCCGCAAAACAGTGCCCACCTCTGTGCACCCGCTTCCTCCCTGAGTTTGCAGGCACCCAGCTCAAGATCCTTCGCTTCCTAGTTCCTCTCGAACAAAGTCCTCTGTTGGAGCAGTCGGCGCTGCAGCACAACAATCAAACCCGGGTACAGACGTGCCAAAACAAAGCCCAAGTGCACTCAACCAGGCCTCGGCCTAGTCAGGCTGGCTCTGGCAGAGGCCAGAAAAACCTGAAGAGCTACTTTCAGCCCTCCCCTAACTGTCCCCAAGCCTCTCCTGACATAGAACTGCCTAGCCCACCACTGATGAGCGCCCTCATGACCCCGAAGACTCCAGAAGAGGAGGCAGTGGCCAAAGTGGTGAAGGGGCGGGCCAAGGCTTCAGAAGCCAAAGATGAGAAGGAGGTACGGACCTCATTCTGGAAGTCTGTGCTGGCGGGGCCCTTGCGCACACCCCTCTGTGGGGGCCACAGGGAGCCATGTGTGATGCGTACTGTGAAGAAGCCAGGACCCAACCTGGGCCGCCGCTTCTATATGTGTGCCAGGCCCCGGGGTCCTCCCACTGACCCCTCCTCCCGGTGCAACTTCTTCCTCTGGAGCAGGCCCAGCTGA
- the APEX2 gene encoding DNA-(apurinic or apyrimidinic site) lyase 2 isoform X1 encodes MLRVVSWNINGIRRPVQGVANQEPSNCAAVAVGRILEELDADIVCLQETKVTRDALTEPLAIVEGYNSYFSFSRNRSGYSGVATFCKDNATPVAAEEGLSGLFATQNGNVGCYGNMDEFTQEELRALDSEGRALLTQHKIRTWEGKERILTLINVYCPHADPGRPERLVFKMRFYRLLQIRAEALLAAGSHVIILGDLNTAHRPIDHWDAVNLECFEEDPGRKWMDSLLSNLGCQSASHVGPFIDSYRCFQPKQEGAFTCWSAVTGARHLNYGSRLDYVLGDRTLVIDTFQASFLLPEVMGSDHCPVGAVLSVSSVPAKQCPPLCTRFLPEFAGTQLKILRFLVPLEQSPLLEQSALQHNNQTRVQTCQNKAQVHSTRPRPSQAGSGRGQKNLKSYFQPSPNCPQASPDIELPSPPLMSALMTPKTPEEEAVAKVVKGRAKASEAKDEKEVRTSFWKSVLAGPLRTPLCGGHREPCVMRTVKKPGPNLGRRFYMCARPRGPPTDPSSRCNFFLWSRPS; translated from the exons ATGTTGCGCGTGGTGAGCTGGAACATCAATGGGATTCGGAGACCCGTGCAAGGGGTGGCAAATCAGGAACCCAGCAACTGTGCCGCCGTGGCCGTGGGGCGCATTTTGGAGGAGCTGGATGCTGATATCGTCTGTCTCCAGGAAACCAAAGTGACCA gggATGCACTGACAGAGCCCCTGGCTATCGTTGAGGGTTATAACTCCTATTTCAGCTTCAGCCGCAACCGTAGCGGCTATTCTG GTGTAGCCACCTTCTGTAAGGACAACGCTACCCCAGTGGCTGCTGAAGAAGGCCTGAGTGGCCTGTTTGCCACCCAGAATGGGAATGTTGGTTGCTATGGAAACATGGATGAGTTTACCCAAGAGGAACTCCGGGCTCTGGATAGTGAGGGCCGGGCCCTCCTCACACAGCATAAGATCCG cacgtgggaagggaaggagaggatcTTGACCCTAATCAACGTGTACTGCCCCCATGCGGACCCTGGGAGGCCTGAGCGGCTAGTCTTTAAGATGCGCTTCTATCGTTTGCTGCAAATCCGAGCAGAAGCCCTCCTGGCGGCAGGCAG CCATGTGATCATTCTGGGTGACCTGAATACAGCCCACCGCCCCATTGACCACTGGGACGCAGTCAACCTG GAATGCTTTGAAGAGGACCCAGGGCGCAAGTGGATGGACAGCTTGCTCAGTAACTTGGGGTGCCAGTCTGCCTCTCATGTAGGGCCCTTCATCGATAGCTACCGCTGCTTCCAACCAAAGCAGGAGGGGGCCTTCACCTGCTGGTCAGCAGTGACTGGCGCCCGCCATCTCAACTATGGCTCCCGGCTTGACTATGTGCTAGGGGACAGGACCCTGGTCATAGACACCTTTCAGGCCTCTTTCCTGCTGCCTGAGGTGATGGGCTCTGACCACTGCCCTGTGGGTGCAGTCTTGAGCGTGTCCTCTGTACCCGCAAAACAGTGCCCACCTCTGTGCACCCGCTTCCTCCCTGAGTTTGCAGGCACCCAGCTCAAGATCCTTCGCTTCCTAGTTCCTCTCGAACAAAGTCCTCTGTTGGAGCAGTCGGCGCTGCAGCACAACAATCAAACCCGGGTACAGACGTGCCAAAACAAAGCCCAAGTGCACTCAACCAGGCCTCGGCCTAGTCAGGCTGGCTCTGGCAGAGGCCAGAAAAACCTGAAGAGCTACTTTCAGCCCTCCCCTAACTGTCCCCAAGCCTCTCCTGACATAGAACTGCCTAGCCCACCACTGATGAGCGCCCTCATGACCCCGAAGACTCCAGAAGAGGAGGCAGTGGCCAAAGTGGTGAAGGGGCGGGCCAAGGCTTCAGAAGCCAAAGATGAGAAGGAGGTACGGACCTCATTCTGGAAGTCTGTGCTGGCGGGGCCCTTGCGCACACCCCTCTGTGGGGGCCACAGGGAGCCATGTGTGATGCGTACTGTGAAGAAGCCAGGACCCAACCTGGGCCGCCGCTTCTATATGTGTGCCAGGCCCCGGGGTCCTCCCACTGACCCCTCCTCCCGGTGCAACTTCTTCCTCTGGAGCAGGCCCAGCTGA